Proteins encoded in a region of the Sphingomonas sp. HMP9 genome:
- a CDS encoding acetyl-CoA C-acetyltransferase, producing MTDLNPNDVVITAAKRTPVGSFLGAFASTPAHELGRIAIEAALEQAGVAGEDVSEVILGQVLTAAQGQNPARQASMAAGVPKEIPAWGVNQVCGSGLRAVALAAQAIQTGDATIVVAGGQESMSLSAHAQSIRGGQKMGNLSLVDTMVSDGLTDVFNGYHMGITAENLAEQYQVTRGEQDAFSVASQNKAEAARGSGRFKDEIAPVTIKGRKGDTVVADDEYIRAGATIESVSGVKPAFKKDGTVTAANASGLNDGAAALVMMRRDEAERRGSTILATIRSWASAGVDPSIMGIGPVPATRRALDKAGWTLADLDLIEANEAFAAQALSVGKELGWDASKVNVNGGAIAIGHPIGASGARVLTTLIYEMQKRDSKRGLATLCIGGGMGIAMCLER from the coding sequence ATGACCGACCTGAACCCCAACGACGTCGTCATCACCGCCGCCAAGCGCACCCCGGTCGGCAGCTTCCTGGGCGCCTTCGCGTCAACCCCAGCGCACGAACTCGGCCGCATCGCGATCGAGGCTGCGCTCGAACAGGCCGGCGTCGCGGGCGAGGACGTCTCCGAAGTCATCCTCGGCCAGGTCCTCACCGCCGCGCAAGGGCAGAACCCCGCGCGCCAGGCCTCGATGGCGGCCGGCGTCCCCAAGGAAATTCCGGCCTGGGGCGTCAACCAGGTCTGCGGTTCCGGCCTGCGCGCCGTCGCGCTCGCCGCACAGGCGATCCAGACCGGCGATGCGACCATCGTCGTCGCGGGCGGCCAGGAATCGATGTCACTCTCCGCGCACGCGCAATCGATCCGCGGCGGCCAGAAGATGGGCAATCTCAGCCTCGTCGACACGATGGTCAGCGACGGCCTGACCGATGTCTTCAACGGCTATCACATGGGTATCACCGCCGAGAATCTGGCGGAGCAATACCAGGTCACGCGCGGCGAACAGGACGCCTTCTCGGTCGCCTCGCAGAACAAGGCCGAGGCCGCGCGCGGCTCAGGGAGGTTCAAGGACGAGATCGCCCCCGTCACGATCAAGGGCCGCAAGGGCGACACCGTGGTCGCCGACGACGAATATATCCGCGCCGGCGCGACGATCGAGAGCGTCTCGGGCGTGAAACCGGCGTTCAAGAAGGACGGCACCGTCACCGCAGCAAACGCCAGTGGTCTCAACGACGGCGCCGCCGCGCTTGTCATGATGCGCCGCGACGAAGCCGAACGCCGCGGCTCGACCATCCTCGCGACGATCAGGAGTTGGGCCTCGGCCGGTGTCGACCCGTCGATTATGGGCATCGGCCCCGTCCCCGCGACCAGACGCGCGCTGGACAAGGCCGGTTGGACGCTCGCCGACCTCGACCTGATCGAGGCCAACGAAGCCTTCGCCGCCCAGGCCTTGTCGGTCGGCAAGGAACTCGGCTGGGACGCATCGAAGGTCAACGTCAACGGCGGCGCGATCGCGATCGGCCACCCGATCGGCGCAAGCGGTGCCCGCGTCCTGACAACGCTGATCTACGAGATGCAGAAGCGCGATTCGAAGCGTGGACTTGCCACTTTGTGCATCGGCGGCGGCATGGGTATCGCCATGTGTCTGGAAAGGTAG
- a CDS encoding alpha/beta fold hydrolase → MARALAGLRAYQAAVREKPADPKPATHRAGRVSLRDYGGEGRPVVFVPSLINPPEILDHTPQSSLVQWTAAQGFHSWLVDWGSPGSEDRDLDLAAHVERLLVPLLRALPEPPVLVGYCLGGTLALGAAAITPVAGVATIAAPWHFAGYGEDRPKLAATWAAVQPAAALLGLLPMEVLQAGFWQLDPARTIAKYEAFADLAPDSAAALAFVRLEDWANAGAPLPYAAAASLFEDCLANDLPGTGGWIIAGAQVDPLALACPTLEFVSISDRIVPAATAIGFADRRDLGAGHVGMIVGRSARPRLWEPLANWIAALD, encoded by the coding sequence GTACGAGAGAAACCGGCCGATCCGAAACCCGCGACCCACCGTGCCGGCCGGGTCTCGCTACGCGATTACGGCGGCGAAGGTCGCCCCGTCGTGTTCGTGCCGTCGTTGATAAACCCCCCCGAGATCCTCGATCACACGCCTCAGTCTTCGCTGGTGCAGTGGACCGCCGCGCAAGGGTTTCATAGCTGGCTGGTCGATTGGGGATCGCCCGGTAGCGAAGACCGCGATCTCGATCTGGCGGCGCATGTCGAACGTCTGCTGGTCCCGCTGCTTCGGGCCCTCCCCGAACCGCCCGTGCTGGTCGGCTATTGCCTGGGCGGGACACTCGCACTGGGCGCCGCCGCGATCACCCCCGTCGCCGGGGTCGCGACGATTGCCGCACCCTGGCACTTCGCCGGTTACGGCGAGGACCGGCCCAAACTCGCCGCGACCTGGGCCGCAGTACAGCCCGCTGCCGCGCTGCTCGGCCTGCTCCCGATGGAAGTTCTGCAAGCCGGCTTCTGGCAACTCGACCCGGCACGCACGATCGCCAAATACGAAGCGTTCGCCGACCTCGCCCCCGACAGCGCCGCGGCGCTCGCATTCGTCCGGCTCGAGGATTGGGCTAACGCCGGTGCCCCCCTCCCCTATGCGGCCGCAGCCTCGCTGTTCGAGGACTGTCTCGCCAACGACCTGCCCGGCACCGGCGGCTGGATCATCGCCGGCGCCCAGGTCGATCCGCTCGCCCTCGCCTGCCCGACGCTCGAGTTCGTCTCGATCAGCGACCGTATCGTTCCCGCCGCCACCGCGATCGGATTCGCCGACCGCCGCGATCTCGGCGCAGGTCATGTCGGCATGATCGTCGGGCGCTCCGCCCGCCCGCGCCTCTGGGAACCGCTCGCCAACTGGATCGCCGCGCTCGACTGA